The following nucleotide sequence is from Mesobacillus jeotgali.
CTCCCACATCGTAAAGGACCTTGTGCCAGAAACGAGCGTACAGCAAGTGAAGTACCGCATGCTCCGCTCCACCGATATAAATATCAACCGGAAGCCATTGCTTTAATTTTTCCTTATCAGCAAGTGCCTTGTCGTTCTTTGGATCGATATAGCGCAGATAGTACCAGCAGCTGCCACCCCATTGCGGCATCGTATTCGTTTCCCTGCGGCCTTTTTTGCCTGTTTCAGGATCCACAACATTCACCCAGTCATCGATATTGGCAAGTGGAGACTCCCCTGTGCCAGAAGGCTTGATATCCGTCGTTTTAGGAAGAACTAAAGGCAACTGGTCTTCAGGTACAGCGGACATTGTTCCATCTTCCCAGTGGATGATTGGAATTGGCTCTCCCCAGTAGCGCTGGCGGCTGAACAGCCAATCGCGAAGGCGGTAGGTGACCTTTTTCGTACCAATGCCTTTTTCCTCAAGCCACGCAATCATCTTGCTGATGCCCTCTTCTTTGTTCGTGCCGTTAAGGAATTCAGAATTGATGTGCTCGCCATCACCAGTGTAGGCTTCTTTTTCGATGTTTCCGCCGGCAACGACTTCCTTGATTTCCAAATCGAATTTTTTGGCAAACTCGTAGTCGCGCTCATCATGTCCTGGTACTGCCATGATTGCACCTGTACCATATGAAGCCAGCACATAGTCAGCGATCCAGATTGGCATTTTTTCGCCGTTCGCCGGGTTGATTGCGTAAGCGCCAGTGAAGACACCCGTTTTGTCCTTCGCAAGGTCCGTACGCTCAAGGTCGCTCTTGCTCTTAATTTCATCGATATATTTTTCGACTGCAGCCTTCTGCTCGGCTGTCGTGATTTTATCAACAAGCTGATGTTCTGGTGCAAGGACCGCATAAGTTGCGCCGAAAAGTGTATCTGGACGAGTTGTGAATACAGTGAATGTTCCTTCATGTCCTTCGATGTTGAACGTGATTTCGGCACCTTCTGAACGGCCGATCCAATTGCGCTGCATATCCTTCAGGCTTTCCGGCCAATCAAGCAAATCCAGATCCTCAAGCAGGCGGTCTGCATAGGCAGTGATTTTCAACATCCACTGTCTCATCGGACGGCGCTCTACCGGGTGGCCTCCGCGTTCACTTTTTCCATCGATTACTTCTTCGTTCGCTAAAACAGTTCCAAGTGCCGGGCACCAGTTAACTGCTACTTCATCAATGTAGGCAAGGCCTTTTTCATAAAGCTTAAGGAAAATCCATTGCGTCCATTTGTAGTATTCAGGATCTGTTGTGTTGACTTCGCGGTCCCAATCGTATGAAAAACCTAATGCCTTGATCTGGCGGCGGAACGTGTTGATGTTCTGCTCCGTGAATTCAGCCGGGTCATTTCCTGTATCCAATGCATACTGCTCTGCAGGAAGGCCGAACGCGTCCCAGCCCATTGGATGAAGGACGTTGAAGCCCTGCATCCTTTTCATGCGTGAAAGGATGTCAGTCGCTGTGTAACCTTCCGGGTGTCCAACGTGAAGGCCGGCACCAGATGGATACGGGAACATATCAAGCGCGTAGAACTTCTCTTTCCCTTTATCTTCAGTTGTTTTGAACGTTTTGTTCTGTTCCCAATGCGATTGCCATTTTTTCTCGATTTCCTGATGGTTAAAACTCATCGTCAATGTCCTCCTGTTTTAAGTTCGATTTATTTTGCGGATGGGATTTTCTTTTTAAAAAACAAAAAACTCCCGTCCCTGTAAAAGGGACGAGAGGCTATGTATGATCTCCCGCGGTACCACCCAAATTAGTGTGCAACACTCGCTTCATTCATCCTTAACGCGGAAAACGGCAAACGCTACTTGT
It contains:
- the leuS gene encoding leucine--tRNA ligase, producing the protein MSFNHQEIEKKWQSHWEQNKTFKTTEDKGKEKFYALDMFPYPSGAGLHVGHPEGYTATDILSRMKRMQGFNVLHPMGWDAFGLPAEQYALDTGNDPAEFTEQNINTFRRQIKALGFSYDWDREVNTTDPEYYKWTQWIFLKLYEKGLAYIDEVAVNWCPALGTVLANEEVIDGKSERGGHPVERRPMRQWMLKITAYADRLLEDLDLLDWPESLKDMQRNWIGRSEGAEITFNIEGHEGTFTVFTTRPDTLFGATYAVLAPEHQLVDKITTAEQKAAVEKYIDEIKSKSDLERTDLAKDKTGVFTGAYAINPANGEKMPIWIADYVLASYGTGAIMAVPGHDERDYEFAKKFDLEIKEVVAGGNIEKEAYTGDGEHINSEFLNGTNKEEGISKMIAWLEEKGIGTKKVTYRLRDWLFSRQRYWGEPIPIIHWEDGTMSAVPEDQLPLVLPKTTDIKPSGTGESPLANIDDWVNVVDPETGKKGRRETNTMPQWGGSCWYYLRYIDPKNDKALADKEKLKQWLPVDIYIGGAEHAVLHLLYARFWHKVLYDVGVVHTKEPFQKLFNQGMILGENNEKMSKSKGNVVNPDEIVESHGADTLRLYEMFMGPLEASIAWSTNGLDGSRRFLDRIWRLFVNENGSLNEKIKDVENTNLEKVYHQTVKKVTEDYEGLRFNTAISQMMVFINEAYKAEELPTAYVEGFVKMLAPITPHIAEELWAKLGHSESITYAAWPAYDEAKLVDDEVEIVVQVNGKIKAKMMVPADANRETLEQIAMGDVAVKEQIDGKTVRKVIAVPGKLVNIVAN